In Perca fluviatilis chromosome 11, GENO_Pfluv_1.0, whole genome shotgun sequence, the following proteins share a genomic window:
- the LOC120568088 gene encoding protein crumbs homolog 1-like isoform X1, giving the protein MDNVILRTMLSFSVHMWMLWLLYTGTFSDENINGCEQQLCHNGGLCESRSGGFRCLCSQHSQNGRLYGGENCTTALAGCDDNQCENRGICSPLLVNDQHTYTCTCLAGFTGPKCQTPTVFSFESRGYKYIETRLLDPEAPLNVTFSFRTARPVGTLLQRRVDDLLLSIELMDGHLCLRSLRGQGSSTLVQELPEYLSNNKWHTAEASLGGVVSLIRLLCSEGSCTRDYSAEIQLLEQVSALPEPETVRQSLFIGAVGAIWGSGRAGDEADYPSAFLGCFRDVLVDSRLVLPAIVPEDSDAQENITVGCSDKDKCDDRPCQNRGHCVSQGWRSYMCECQRPYEGNNCAEEYITARFGNKDLGSYAFFSLDNDPGDTVTISMFIRTRQSSGLLLILANSTSQYLRLWMEEGRVKVQVNNFETLVGQGTVSDGHFHLVTVKLDGMAAMLIQSAQSQGSMPIRPIQVHPEDLVYVGGLPDSRASASFGGYFKGCVQDLRINSKRLQFFPIATPVESYSLEQLINVSQGCISDNACAVNPCLNGGVCYSIWDDFICNCPPNTAGQRCEEVKWCELSPCPASAVCQPRSQGFECLSNVTFRVESSILHYRSNGKIKHSLCSVSLSFRTRQSAATLLHAQKDSDYLTVSLLDSHVVMELQAGADKDFLKVTVQSQGPISDGEWHTVELSMESQILPTSRWVMAVDGGKTELSVSKTATGDLDFLREEADIFLGGLSLDARFLNLNLPFLPRPQEEQFTRINGKDALQYGCWGASVCEPNPCNNQGVCEDRFDLHHCTCRSDWTGPLCQDPTDACISNPCIYGNCINLSGGFMCVCELGYSGIQCELEVDTCENSNCSKGATCLKGFTSYACLCPKDLTGQYCEETIPEIPWYIENNPLPQLPVSTCVGTRWNYSCFNGGNCSEEDNTCYCLPGFTGQWCEKDVDECASYPCMYGGFCINYVNSFECVCDINYTGKHCQIDVSDFYLYLFLGVWQNLFQLLSYLLIRLDDEPEIEWGFYDD; this is encoded by the exons ATGGACAATGTAATTTTGAGGACAATGTTGAGTTTCAGCGTGCATATGTGGATGTTATGGTTGCTTTATACAG GCACTTTCTCTGATGAGAACATCAACGGATGTGAACAACAGCTATGCCATAATGGTGGTCTATGTGAGAGCCGCAGTGGAGGTTTCAGATGCCTTTGCTCCCAACACAGCCAAAATGGGCGACTATATGGGGGAGAGAACTGCACAACTGCACTTGCAGGCTGTGATGATAACCAATGTGAGAATAGAGGAATATGTTCTCCCTTACTTGTTAATGATCAGCACACTTATACATGCACCTGCCTTGCTGGCTTCACCGGCCCTAAATGTCAGACCCCCACCGTCTTCTCATTTGAGTCCAGAGGCTACAAGTACATAGAGACTCGGCTTCTCGACCCAGAGGCTCCTCTTAATGTGACATTCAGCTTCAGGACAGCAAGACCGGTCGGCACCCTCTTGCAGCGCAGAGTAGACGACCTGCTCCTCAGCATTGAGCTCATGGACGGACATCTCTGCCTCCGCAGCCTGAGAGGTCAAGGCTCCAGCACGCTGGTTCAGGAGCTGCCCGAGTACTTGTCCAACAACAAGTGGCACACGGCGGAAGCATCACTGGGCGGCGTGGTCAGCCTCATCAGGCTGCTCTGCAGTGAAGGAAGCTGCACCAGAGACTACAGCGCTGAAATCCAGCTGCTTGAGCAAGTCTCTGCTCTCCCCGAGCCAGAAACAGTTCGTCAAAGCCTCTTCATAGGAGCAGTCGGGGCAATCTGGGGTTCGGGCCGAGCAGGGGATGAAGCAGACTACCCGTCTGCTTTTCTGGGCTGCTTTAGAGATGTGCTTGTGGACTCACGTCTGGTGTTGCCTGCTATAGTGCCAGAAGATTCAGATGCCCAGGAAAACATCACTGTGGGATGCAGCGACAAAGACAAGTGCGATGACAGACCATGTCAGAACCGAGGGCACTGTGTGAGCCAGGGCTGGAGGAGCTACATGTGTGAGTGCCAAAGGCCATATGAGGGAAACAACTGTGCAGAGG AGTACATCACAGCAAGATTTGGAAACAAAGACCTGGGGAGTTATGCTTTCTTCTCTTTGGACAATGACCCAGGTGATACTGTGACTATATCCATGTTCATTCGCACCAGACAGTCCAGCGGCCTGCTCCTCATCCTGGCCAACAGCACCAGCCAGTACCTTCGCCTGTGGATGGAAGAGGGCAGGGTCAAAGTTCAGGTCAATAACTTTGAGACCCTTGTTGGTCAGGGTACGGTCAGTGACGGCCATTTCCATCTGGTGACTGTGAAGCTGGATGGAATGGCAGCCATGTTGATCCAGTCAGCCCAGAGCCAGGGCTCTATGCCCATTAGGCCCATCCAGGTCCATCCTGAGGATCTGGTTTATGTTGGGGGGCTACCAGACTCAAGGGCCTCTGCCTCGTTTGGTGGCTACTTTAAGGGATGTGTCCAGGATCTGAGGATTAACAGCAAAAGACTGCAGTTCTTTCCCATTGCAACTCCAGTGGAATCATACAGCCTGGAGCAACTCATCAATGTTTCACAAGGATGCATCAGTGACAATGCCTGTGCT GTCAACCCCTGTCTCAACGGGGGAGTGTGTTACTCCATATGGGATGATTTCATCTGTAACTGCCCCCCCAACACTGCAGGGCAGCGCTGTGAGGAGGTGAAATGGTGTGAGCTGTCTCCCTGCCCCGCCTCTGCTGTTTGTCAACCCCGCTCTCAGGGCTTTGAGT GTTTGTCTAACGTGACATTTCGGGTTGAAAGCAGCATTTTGCACTACCGGAGCAATGGGAAGATTAAGCACAGCCTCTGCAGTGTCTCCCTCAGCTTCCGCACAAGACAGTCCGCTGCCACCTTACTGCATGCACAAAAGGACTCAGACTACCTCACCGTCTCCCTCCTGGACTCCCATGTGGTCATGGAGCTCCAGGCTGGGGCTGACAAGGATTTTCTCAAGGTGACAGTTCAAAGCCAGGGTCCAATCAGTGATGGAGAGTGGCACACTGTGGAGCTCAGCATGGAGAGCCAGATACTCCCGACCTCCAGGTGGGTCATGGCTGTGGATGGAGGCAAGACAGAGCTAAGCGTGTCCAAAACAGCTACGGGTGACCTTGATTTTCTTAGGGAGGAAGCAGACATTTTCCTGGGGGGACTGAGCCTGGACGCAAGATTTTTGAACCTAAACCTCCCTTTTTTACCCAGACCTCAGGAGGAGCAGTTTACGAGGATAAACGGCAAGGATGCGCTGCAATACGGCTGCTGGggagccagtgtgtgtgaacCCAACCCTTGTAATAACCAGGGTGTGTGTGAGGACCGGTTTGACCTGCACCACTGCACATGTCGCTCTGATTGGACGGGGCCACTATGTCAAGACCCAACAGACGCCTGCATCTCCAACCCCTGCATCTACGGCAACTGCATCAACCTATCTGGGgggttcatgtgtgtgtgtgagctgggGTACAGTGGCATACAGTGTGAGCTGGAAGTTGATACGTGTGAAAACAGCAATTGCAGCAAAGGTGCCACGTGCCTCAAAGGTTTTACTAGCTACGCATGCCTCTGCCCTAAGGATCTGACGGGCCAATACTGCGA GGAGACAATTCCTGAAATCCCATGGTACATTGAAAACAATCC ACTTCCTCAGTTGCCTGTATCTACATGCGTGGGTACAAGATGGAACTACAGCTGCTTTAATGGAGGGAATTGCTCTGAAGAAGATAACACCTGTTACTGCCTGCCTGGTTTCACAGGACAGTG GTGTGAGAAGGATGTGGATGAATGTGCCTCTTACCCGTGTATGTACGGAGGCTTCTGTATAAACTACGTGAACAGTTTTGAGTGTGTTTGCGATATAAATTACACAGGGAAACACTGCCAAATTGACGTCAGCGACTTCTACTTGTACCTTTTCTTGGGCGTGTGGCAGAACCTCTTCCAGCTGCTGTCCTACCTTTTGATACGCCTTGACGATGAGCCAGAAATTGAGTGGGGATTCTACGACGATTAG
- the LOC120568088 gene encoding protein crumbs homolog 1-like isoform X2, with the protein MLSFSVHMWMLWLLYTGTFSDENINGCEQQLCHNGGLCESRSGGFRCLCSQHSQNGRLYGGENCTTALAGCDDNQCENRGICSPLLVNDQHTYTCTCLAGFTGPKCQTPTVFSFESRGYKYIETRLLDPEAPLNVTFSFRTARPVGTLLQRRVDDLLLSIELMDGHLCLRSLRGQGSSTLVQELPEYLSNNKWHTAEASLGGVVSLIRLLCSEGSCTRDYSAEIQLLEQVSALPEPETVRQSLFIGAVGAIWGSGRAGDEADYPSAFLGCFRDVLVDSRLVLPAIVPEDSDAQENITVGCSDKDKCDDRPCQNRGHCVSQGWRSYMCECQRPYEGNNCAEEYITARFGNKDLGSYAFFSLDNDPGDTVTISMFIRTRQSSGLLLILANSTSQYLRLWMEEGRVKVQVNNFETLVGQGTVSDGHFHLVTVKLDGMAAMLIQSAQSQGSMPIRPIQVHPEDLVYVGGLPDSRASASFGGYFKGCVQDLRINSKRLQFFPIATPVESYSLEQLINVSQGCISDNACAVNPCLNGGVCYSIWDDFICNCPPNTAGQRCEEVKWCELSPCPASAVCQPRSQGFECLSNVTFRVESSILHYRSNGKIKHSLCSVSLSFRTRQSAATLLHAQKDSDYLTVSLLDSHVVMELQAGADKDFLKVTVQSQGPISDGEWHTVELSMESQILPTSRWVMAVDGGKTELSVSKTATGDLDFLREEADIFLGGLSLDARFLNLNLPFLPRPQEEQFTRINGKDALQYGCWGASVCEPNPCNNQGVCEDRFDLHHCTCRSDWTGPLCQDPTDACISNPCIYGNCINLSGGFMCVCELGYSGIQCELEVDTCENSNCSKGATCLKGFTSYACLCPKDLTGQYCEETIPEIPWYIENNPLPQLPVSTCVGTRWNYSCFNGGNCSEEDNTCYCLPGFTGQWCEKDVDECASYPCMYGGFCINYVNSFECVCDINYTGKHCQIDVSDFYLYLFLGVWQNLFQLLSYLLIRLDDEPEIEWGFYDD; encoded by the exons ATGTTGAGTTTTAGCGTGCATATGTGGATGTTATGGTTGCTTTATACAG GCACTTTCTCTGATGAGAACATCAACGGATGTGAACAACAGCTATGCCATAATGGTGGTCTATGTGAGAGCCGCAGTGGAGGTTTCAGATGCCTTTGCTCCCAACACAGCCAAAATGGGCGACTATATGGGGGAGAGAACTGCACAACTGCACTTGCAGGCTGTGATGATAACCAATGTGAGAATAGAGGAATATGTTCTCCCTTACTTGTTAATGATCAGCACACTTATACATGCACCTGCCTTGCTGGCTTCACCGGCCCTAAATGTCAGACCCCCACCGTCTTCTCATTTGAGTCCAGAGGCTACAAGTACATAGAGACTCGGCTTCTCGACCCAGAGGCTCCTCTTAATGTGACATTCAGCTTCAGGACAGCAAGACCGGTCGGCACCCTCTTGCAGCGCAGAGTAGACGACCTGCTCCTCAGCATTGAGCTCATGGACGGACATCTCTGCCTCCGCAGCCTGAGAGGTCAAGGCTCCAGCACGCTGGTTCAGGAGCTGCCCGAGTACTTGTCCAACAACAAGTGGCACACGGCGGAAGCATCACTGGGCGGCGTGGTCAGCCTCATCAGGCTGCTCTGCAGTGAAGGAAGCTGCACCAGAGACTACAGCGCTGAAATCCAGCTGCTTGAGCAAGTCTCTGCTCTCCCCGAGCCAGAAACAGTTCGTCAAAGCCTCTTCATAGGAGCAGTCGGGGCAATCTGGGGTTCGGGCCGAGCAGGGGATGAAGCAGACTACCCGTCTGCTTTTCTGGGCTGCTTTAGAGATGTGCTTGTGGACTCACGTCTGGTGTTGCCTGCTATAGTGCCAGAAGATTCAGATGCCCAGGAAAACATCACTGTGGGATGCAGCGACAAAGACAAGTGCGATGACAGACCATGTCAGAACCGAGGGCACTGTGTGAGCCAGGGCTGGAGGAGCTACATGTGTGAGTGCCAAAGGCCATATGAGGGAAACAACTGTGCAGAGG AGTACATCACAGCAAGATTTGGAAACAAAGACCTGGGGAGTTATGCTTTCTTCTCTTTGGACAATGACCCAGGTGATACTGTGACTATATCCATGTTCATTCGCACCAGACAGTCCAGCGGCCTGCTCCTCATCCTGGCCAACAGCACCAGCCAGTACCTTCGCCTGTGGATGGAAGAGGGCAGGGTCAAAGTTCAGGTCAATAACTTTGAGACCCTTGTTGGTCAGGGTACGGTCAGTGACGGCCATTTCCATCTGGTGACTGTGAAGCTGGATGGAATGGCAGCCATGTTGATCCAGTCAGCCCAGAGCCAGGGCTCTATGCCCATTAGGCCCATCCAGGTCCATCCTGAGGATCTGGTTTATGTTGGGGGGCTACCAGACTCAAGGGCCTCTGCCTCGTTTGGTGGCTACTTTAAGGGATGTGTCCAGGATCTGAGGATTAACAGCAAAAGACTGCAGTTCTTTCCCATTGCAACTCCAGTGGAATCATACAGCCTGGAGCAACTCATCAATGTTTCACAAGGATGCATCAGTGACAATGCCTGTGCT GTCAACCCCTGTCTCAACGGGGGAGTGTGTTACTCCATATGGGATGATTTCATCTGTAACTGCCCCCCCAACACTGCAGGGCAGCGCTGTGAGGAGGTGAAATGGTGTGAGCTGTCTCCCTGCCCCGCCTCTGCTGTTTGTCAACCCCGCTCTCAGGGCTTTGAGT GTTTGTCTAACGTGACATTTCGGGTTGAAAGCAGCATTTTGCACTACCGGAGCAATGGGAAGATTAAGCACAGCCTCTGCAGTGTCTCCCTCAGCTTCCGCACAAGACAGTCCGCTGCCACCTTACTGCATGCACAAAAGGACTCAGACTACCTCACCGTCTCCCTCCTGGACTCCCATGTGGTCATGGAGCTCCAGGCTGGGGCTGACAAGGATTTTCTCAAGGTGACAGTTCAAAGCCAGGGTCCAATCAGTGATGGAGAGTGGCACACTGTGGAGCTCAGCATGGAGAGCCAGATACTCCCGACCTCCAGGTGGGTCATGGCTGTGGATGGAGGCAAGACAGAGCTAAGCGTGTCCAAAACAGCTACGGGTGACCTTGATTTTCTTAGGGAGGAAGCAGACATTTTCCTGGGGGGACTGAGCCTGGACGCAAGATTTTTGAACCTAAACCTCCCTTTTTTACCCAGACCTCAGGAGGAGCAGTTTACGAGGATAAACGGCAAGGATGCGCTGCAATACGGCTGCTGGggagccagtgtgtgtgaacCCAACCCTTGTAATAACCAGGGTGTGTGTGAGGACCGGTTTGACCTGCACCACTGCACATGTCGCTCTGATTGGACGGGGCCACTATGTCAAGACCCAACAGACGCCTGCATCTCCAACCCCTGCATCTACGGCAACTGCATCAACCTATCTGGGgggttcatgtgtgtgtgtgagctgggGTACAGTGGCATACAGTGTGAGCTGGAAGTTGATACGTGTGAAAACAGCAATTGCAGCAAAGGTGCCACGTGCCTCAAAGGTTTTACTAGCTACGCATGCCTCTGCCCTAAGGATCTGACGGGCCAATACTGCGA GGAGACAATTCCTGAAATCCCATGGTACATTGAAAACAATCC ACTTCCTCAGTTGCCTGTATCTACATGCGTGGGTACAAGATGGAACTACAGCTGCTTTAATGGAGGGAATTGCTCTGAAGAAGATAACACCTGTTACTGCCTGCCTGGTTTCACAGGACAGTG GTGTGAGAAGGATGTGGATGAATGTGCCTCTTACCCGTGTATGTACGGAGGCTTCTGTATAAACTACGTGAACAGTTTTGAGTGTGTTTGCGATATAAATTACACAGGGAAACACTGCCAAATTGACGTCAGCGACTTCTACTTGTACCTTTTCTTGGGCGTGTGGCAGAACCTCTTCCAGCTGCTGTCCTACCTTTTGATACGCCTTGACGATGAGCCAGAAATTGAGTGGGGATTCTACGACGATTAG
- the LOC120568089 gene encoding sentrin-specific protease 2-like isoform X1, with protein sequence MLSCDPPSFNPINLSQMHRTQSHRSKAKYLKRKKGFLSSVKGVSHLSRRTKRRLCCKLQLWMWRKRREKCRFGLFRAKKRACGISPGPCLRVKTQSLKNESKVPVYHTTNLENSVITSALVSPLGCDTGGSEDTLRGQNCLLKLCESVSLSESLIASSSLQNLVTDSNVSAGIIDQIMPTAMVPSQKTETLIQLSETTTPLKLPCTVKDMLSTDRDACGLTTNFKEPRTMVPAQRLEVDGPSGQFTAASPDQDQAANTDTDERITSKRAASSQTDLSLLTKDIHEFLDEFYRIYGSFIPLQKRDVSRHLERKFNTDFSDRKNAIFSEVAKYRTAIAQKPVPSYQVVYKKHTLTLDDLSTLADQNWLNDQVMNMYGELIMESAHHKVHFLNSFFHRQLMTKGYDGVKRWTKQVDLFSKCLLVVPIHLEVHWCLVTADMVKKKICLYDSQGNALQKVARNILKYLMSEAKEKKQTDFESGWAVSFDEIIPQQSNENDCGVFVLEYSRCLALAKPLQFSQKDIPKIRKRIYKELCDCKLHEEG encoded by the exons ATGCTTTCATGTGACCCTCCATCGTTCAATCCAATCAATCTCTCCCAGATGCACCGAACACAGAGCCACCGAAGCAAAGCAAAATACCTCAAGAGAAAAAAGGGATTCCTGTCTTCGGTCAAAGGAGTTTCTCATCTCTCCAGGCGAACCAAGAGACGCTTATGTTGTAAATTACAGCTTTGGATGTGGAGGAAGCGGAGGGAGAAATGCCGTTTTGGTTTATTCAGAGCAAAGAAAAGAGCTTGTGGGATCAGCCCCGGCCCCTGCCTCCGTGTAAAGACGCAATCACTGAAAAATGAAAGCAAAGTCCCAGTTTATCACACAACAAACCTTGAAAATTCAGTCATTACATCAGCTCTTGTGTCACCTCTTGGATGTGATACTGGAGGTTCCGAGGACACGCTCAGAGGGCAGAATTGCCTGCTGAAGCTCTGTGaatctgtcagtctgtcagaaTCGTTAATTGCTTCCAGTTCCTTGCAGAACCTGGTTACGGACTCGAATGTTTCTGCGGGTATCATTGATCAAATCATGCCAACGGCGATGGTGCCGTCTCAGAAAACAGAAACTTTGATACAGCTCAGTGAAACTACCACCCCTTTAAAACTTCCTTGCACCGTCAAAGACATGTTGAGTACAGACAGGGATGCATGTGGGTTAACTACAAATTTTAAAGAACCAAGGACAATGGTACCAGCTCAAAGGCTTGAGGTTGATGGCCCCTCGGGACAATTCACTGCTGCCAGTCCAGATCAGGACCAGGCTGCAAACACAGACACTGATGAGAGAATCACCAGTAAAAGGGCTGCGTCTTCTCAAACTGATCTCAGTCTACTGACAAAGGACATCCATG AGTTTCTTGATGAGTTCTACAGAATATATGGAAGTTTCATCCCATTACAAAAGAGAGATGTGTCAAGACATTTGGAGAGGAAGTTTAACACTGATTTCAGCGACAG GAAAAATGCCATCTTCTCGGAAGTTGCCAAATACCGAACTGCAATCGCTCAGAAGCCTGTTCCCTCCTACCAGGTGGTCTACAAGAAACACACATTGACGCTGGATGACTTGTCCACACTGGCAGATCAGAACTGGCTCAACGACCAG GTCATGAACATGTATGGAGAATTGATTATGGAATCTGCTCATCACAAG GTACATTTCCTCAACAGCTTCTTCCACAGGCAGCTTATGACTAAAGGATATGATGGTGTTAAGAGATGGACAAAGCAG GTGGATTTGTTTTCTAAATGTTTGCTTGTGGTGCCCATCCACCTGGAGGTTCACTGGTGTCTGGTGACAGCTGACATGGTCAAAAAGAAGATCTGCCTTTACGACTCTCAAGGGAACGCGCTCCAAAAGGTTGCAAGG AACATCCTGAAATACTTGATGTCGGAAGCAAAAGAGAAGAAGCAAACAGATTTTGAAAGTGGTTGGGCGGTGTCGTTCGATGAG ATAATCCCACAACAGAGCAATGAAAATGACTGTGGAGTTTTTGTCTTGGAG TACTCTAGATGCCTTGCTCTGGCAAAACCTCTGCAGTTTTCACAGAAGGACATACCAAAGATACGCAAGAGAATCTACAAAGAGCTCTGTGACTGTAAGCTCCATGAAGAGGGCTGA
- the LOC120568089 gene encoding sentrin-specific protease 2-like isoform X2, with protein MLSCDPPSFNPINLSQMHRTQSHRSKAKYLKRKKGFLSSVKGVSHLSRRTKRRLCCKLQLWMWRKRREKCRFGLFRAKKRACGISPGPCLRVKTQSLKNESKVPVYHTTNLENSVITSALVSPLGCDTGGSEDTLRGQNCLLKLCESVSLSESLIASSSLQNLVTDSNVSAGIIDQIMPTAMVPSQKTETLIQLSETTTPLKLPCTVKDMLSTDRDACGLTTNFKEPRTMVPAQRLEVDGPSGQFTAASPDQDQAANTDTDERITSKRAASSQTDLSLLTKDIHEFLDEFYRIYGSFIPLQKRDVSRHLERKFNTDFSDRKNAIFSEVAKYRTAIAQKPVPSYQVVYKKHTLTLDDLSTLADQNWLNDQVMNMYGELIMESAHHKVHFLNSFFHRQLMTKGYDGVKRWTKQVDLFSKCLLVVPIHLEVHWCLVTADMVKKKICLYDSQGNALQKNILKYLMSEAKEKKQTDFESGWAVSFDEIIPQQSNENDCGVFVLEYSRCLALAKPLQFSQKDIPKIRKRIYKELCDCKLHEEG; from the exons ATGCTTTCATGTGACCCTCCATCGTTCAATCCAATCAATCTCTCCCAGATGCACCGAACACAGAGCCACCGAAGCAAAGCAAAATACCTCAAGAGAAAAAAGGGATTCCTGTCTTCGGTCAAAGGAGTTTCTCATCTCTCCAGGCGAACCAAGAGACGCTTATGTTGTAAATTACAGCTTTGGATGTGGAGGAAGCGGAGGGAGAAATGCCGTTTTGGTTTATTCAGAGCAAAGAAAAGAGCTTGTGGGATCAGCCCCGGCCCCTGCCTCCGTGTAAAGACGCAATCACTGAAAAATGAAAGCAAAGTCCCAGTTTATCACACAACAAACCTTGAAAATTCAGTCATTACATCAGCTCTTGTGTCACCTCTTGGATGTGATACTGGAGGTTCCGAGGACACGCTCAGAGGGCAGAATTGCCTGCTGAAGCTCTGTGaatctgtcagtctgtcagaaTCGTTAATTGCTTCCAGTTCCTTGCAGAACCTGGTTACGGACTCGAATGTTTCTGCGGGTATCATTGATCAAATCATGCCAACGGCGATGGTGCCGTCTCAGAAAACAGAAACTTTGATACAGCTCAGTGAAACTACCACCCCTTTAAAACTTCCTTGCACCGTCAAAGACATGTTGAGTACAGACAGGGATGCATGTGGGTTAACTACAAATTTTAAAGAACCAAGGACAATGGTACCAGCTCAAAGGCTTGAGGTTGATGGCCCCTCGGGACAATTCACTGCTGCCAGTCCAGATCAGGACCAGGCTGCAAACACAGACACTGATGAGAGAATCACCAGTAAAAGGGCTGCGTCTTCTCAAACTGATCTCAGTCTACTGACAAAGGACATCCATG AGTTTCTTGATGAGTTCTACAGAATATATGGAAGTTTCATCCCATTACAAAAGAGAGATGTGTCAAGACATTTGGAGAGGAAGTTTAACACTGATTTCAGCGACAG GAAAAATGCCATCTTCTCGGAAGTTGCCAAATACCGAACTGCAATCGCTCAGAAGCCTGTTCCCTCCTACCAGGTGGTCTACAAGAAACACACATTGACGCTGGATGACTTGTCCACACTGGCAGATCAGAACTGGCTCAACGACCAG GTCATGAACATGTATGGAGAATTGATTATGGAATCTGCTCATCACAAG GTACATTTCCTCAACAGCTTCTTCCACAGGCAGCTTATGACTAAAGGATATGATGGTGTTAAGAGATGGACAAAGCAG GTGGATTTGTTTTCTAAATGTTTGCTTGTGGTGCCCATCCACCTGGAGGTTCACTGGTGTCTGGTGACAGCTGACATGGTCAAAAAGAAGATCTGCCTTTACGACTCTCAAGGGAACGCGCTCCAAAAG AACATCCTGAAATACTTGATGTCGGAAGCAAAAGAGAAGAAGCAAACAGATTTTGAAAGTGGTTGGGCGGTGTCGTTCGATGAG ATAATCCCACAACAGAGCAATGAAAATGACTGTGGAGTTTTTGTCTTGGAG TACTCTAGATGCCTTGCTCTGGCAAAACCTCTGCAGTTTTCACAGAAGGACATACCAAAGATACGCAAGAGAATCTACAAAGAGCTCTGTGACTGTAAGCTCCATGAAGAGGGCTGA